In one window of Fulvia fulva chromosome 5, complete sequence DNA:
- a CDS encoding NURS complex subunit red1 translates to MSQNLPFPFAGQPAVATPQQHNTSQTQAPTMAAPPAGSDMASLLAGMNITPDQLAKIAYLMQTGQLTLPPPPPPTLPVATPPAPPSNQAPPAPAADPRLNRQAPARDVDMDKEDGEVEEGEVDDMPEPVSREFLRTPPKGPRKRSRSPLPRFNNAQDARRHSQQHQRQPSPRAANGISRTSALNSSTNATHVQTNGDAGDARKAARNAAAKDIVLKLHNNGYSFDDVAKAISNRKVLRRVYNQLGLQAVSPEPAPGTLLTTAAVKSPVSEPQRKASQPKKAAPSKPATVDRSAYLAKLQAAKNKKAEPTAASASPIDKPRPSIPTTIKSVSTAAAATVPALAEKVASKNDLIRQRMAALAAERAAKEEAKRKVAEAAENGEVVVISSDEPQHNGTHDSSKPGLGDGHAGIRASEVVSDQHSPLTPRNISSGTSSQVPNVPQQPSTQQIASPTLNRGFGLPGLFTTSSPLSPASFLQQQTAAFAPPPGPAVQSRPDSASAINHTSAQKRPYGQITHTSAQKRPYGQINDDGDDRVVIVDSDEDDSEDDMDIDDDGAPGGSTVITGGASAPGLLRDFPPRPTLSKLATCVPGTPGTPGTPSQAQLKMDQEIADMKRKIAEAESRKRRKTGSTGQAQQVMTPSAEVVATERVQSTSTPGAEPGKLSLKEQREQLEQRLRDLQWQGIGTGFISPPAPVTAGPSDVQGVNGTLDGRPISSGRTLPKTASHVPALLDGPEVVDGEDGDDYEPDFDLVPTSPDGQPVTEVASETQLSNDQNLTVGAAVGSNLPPTHDLDAANRPHESEDVAQPSGDIEENDEDIDDDDDDDLDDIYADAADLNTMNEVRHPAPTTIPAPDYDQDDTDDAMDTSGDSTEAEPDGHESEEEYEPEFDTATSRSAQERQTTSSELNQGADLQMRMEADQSPREASEDDSSSAASSPTGDAADGFSSERTNDTTAEPAAGTIANIIAPELQSVVEEPVVPRTEPSHPTTSFKSYESPLVRFKDFRYHPEFAKTVSGGHRSLTYSNSIDAMKVLCPFEAAGQECKDPSCIHQHFKDMNLSDNDLLRLIGADRTPARTPEESQRWKNGLTAVVQSLRATNVGKDVECIATRIAEYRREFLGDPTQTILLK, encoded by the exons ATGTCGCAGAACCTCCCTTTCCCCTTTGCTGGACAACCAGCAGTCGCGACACCACAACAGCACAACACATCTCAAACACAGGCGCCGACAATGGCTGCACCACCCGCAGGAAGCGACATGGCATCGCTCCTCGCCGGCATGAACATTACACCTGATCAATTGGCCAAGATCGCGTATCTGATGCAGACTGGACAATTGACTCTCCCTCCTCCGCCACCTCCGACTCTTCCTGTCGCGACACCCCCTGCTCCTCCATCGAATCAGGCACCGCCAGCGCCCGCCGCCGATCCTCGACTGAACAGACAGGCACCAGCGCGAGATGTCGATATGGACAAGGAAGACGGCGAGGTGGAAGAAGGAGAAGTCGATGATATGCCAGAACCGGTGTCAAGAGAGTTCCTCCGGACGCCGCCCAAGGGTCCGAGAAAGCGTAGTCGTAGTCCGCTGCCACGATTCAACAATGCTCAGGACGCGAGACGGCACTCGCAGCAGCATCAAAGACAGCCATCGCCACGAGCTGCAAATGGTATATCCCGTACGTCCGCCCTCAACTCATCCACCAATGCTACACATGTTCAGACCAATGGCGATGCGGGTGACGCTCGTAAAGCTGCCAGGAACGCGGCTGCCAAGGACATAGTCTTGAAGTTGCACAACAACGGGTATTCATTCGACGATGTTGCCAAGGCCATCTCGAACAGAAAGGTACTGCGCAGAGTGTACAACCAGCTTGGCCTACAAGCAGTATCACCAGAGCCCGCTCCTGGTACCCTACTCACCACGGCCGCTGTCAAGTCGCCAGTCTCCGAACCACAGCGAAAGGCATCGCAACCAAAGAAAGCTGCGCCCAGCAAGCCTGCAACGGTTGATCGCAGTGCATACCTGGCAAAGCTACAAGCAGCCAAGAACAAGAAAGCCGAGCCCACTGCTGCGTCGGCATCACCTATTGACAAGCCGCGTCCTTCCATTCCTACAACAATCAAGTCTGTATCCACCGCTGCCGCTGCTACCGTGCCTGCTCTTGCTGAGAAGGTGGCTTCTAAGAACGACCTCATACGCCAGCGCATGGCAGCTCTTGCCGCTGAACGTGCTGCAAAAGAGGAGGCAAAGCGTAAGGTAGCAGAAGCTGCTGAGAATGGCGAAGTCGTGGTGATCTCAAGTGATGAGCCTCAGCACAATGGCACTCATGACAGCTCGAAGCCTGGTCTGGGCGATGGACATGCCGGCATTCGTGCTTCTGAGGTCGTTTCAGATCAACACTCTCCCTTGACACCACGAAATATCTCATCAGGAACATCTTCCCAGGTGCCGAATGTACCACAACAGCCCTCTACGCAGCAAATCGCCTCGCCGACCCTCAACCGTGGCTTTGGCCTTCCTGGCCTATTCACTACCAGCAGTCCACTATCACCCGCTTCTTTCCTCCAGCAACAAACGGCGGCTTTCGCTCCACCTCCCGGTCCAGCTGTGCAATCACGTCCTGATTCCGCGAGTGCAATCAACCATACGTCCGCGCAGAAGCGGCCTTATGGGCAGATCACCCATACGTCCGCGCAGAAGCGGCCTTATGGGCAGATCAACGATGATGGCGATGATCGCGTGGTAATTGTTGATAGCGACGAAGATGACAGCGAAGACGATATGGACATTGACGACGACGGCGCGCCTGGTGGCTCTACTGTGATTACTGGCGGAGCATCAGCACCTGGGCTACTCAGGGACTTCCCACCGCGGCCTACACTTTCCAAGCTCGCCACATGTGTGCCGGGTACACCGGGAACTCCAGGGACTCCTAGCCAAGCACAGCTAAAGATGGACCAAGAAATTGCCGACATGAAGCGCAAGATCGCTGAAGCGGAGAGCAGGAAGCGCCGCAAGACTGGCTCCACTGGACAAGCCCAGCAAGTCATGACTCCCAGTGCAGAAGTTGTAGCCACTGAAAGAGTACAGTCAACATCCACGCCAGGTGCAGAGCCAGGCAAACTATCTCTGAAGGAACAGAGGGAACAATTGGAGCAGCGATTGCGGGACCTTCAATGGCAAGGCATCGGCACCGGCTTCATATCGCCACCCGCACCAGTTACAGCCGGGCCTTCCGATGTCCAAGGTGTCAACGGAACTCTCGATGGACGACCAATCTCTTCTGGGCGCACCTTGCCGAAGACCGCGAGCCATGTGCCTGCATTGCTTGACGGCCCCGAGGTTGTTGACGGTGAAGACGGGGACGATTACGAGCCCGATTTTGATCTGGTCCCTACCAGCCCCGACGGCCAGCCTGTCACGGAGGTCGCATCCGAGACTCAGCTCTCAAACGATCAGAACCTTACTGTAGGCGCTGCAGTGGGGTCGAACTTGCCCCCAACTCATGACCTCGACGCAGCCAATCGACCGCACGAGAGTGAAGATGTCGCGCAGCCGTCAGGCGATATCGAAGAGAACGATGAAGACAtagacgacgacgacgacgacgacttGGACGATATATATGCCGATGCAGCCGACTTGAACACCATGAACGAGGTGCGACACCCCGCCCCCACGACCATCCCTGCGCCAGACTACGATCAGGACGACACTGATGATGCTATGGACACATCGGGCGACTCGACCGAAGCGGAGCCTGACGGACACGAATCAGAAGAAGAGTACGAACCAGAGTTTGACACTGCGACATCGAGGAGTGCACAGGAGCGCCAGACAACCTCGTCTGAGCTTAACCAAGGAGCAGACCTGCAGATGCGTATGGAGGCAGACCAGAGTCCACGTGAAGCCAGTGAAGACGACAGCTCGTCAGCAGCCTCGTCACCTACGGGCGATGCTGCCGATGGCTTCTCGTCGGAGCGGACTAATGATACCACAGCAGAACCGGCGGCTGGCACGATTGCCAATATCATCGCACCCGAGCTCCAGTCCGTCGTGGAGGAGCCGGTCGTGCCACGTACAGAG CCATCACATCCGACGACGTCCTTCAAGTCGTACGAGAGCCCACTAGTCCGCTTCAAGGACTTCCGATACCATCCCGAATTCGCGAAGACCGTCTCGGGCGGTCACAGATCCCTGACATACAGCAACAGCATTGATGCGATGAAGGTGCTCTGCCCCTTCGAGGCAGCTGGTCAAGAGTGCAAGGATCCCTCCTGTATCCATCAGCACTTCAAGGATATGAACCTTTCTG acAACGACCTCCTTCGGCTCATAGGCGCAGATCGCACTCCAGCCCGCACGCCAGAAGAGAGCCAGAGGTGGAAGAACGGACTGACGGCCGTCGTTCAGAGCCTGCGAGCGACTAACGTTGGTAAGGACGTGGAGTGCATCGCCACTCGCATCGCCGAATATCGTCGGGAGTTCCTTGGTGATCCCACGCAGACCATCTTGCTCAAGTGA
- a CDS encoding Mitochondrial distribution and morphology protein 34 yields the protein MAFNFNWSPLIADTDRVRDMLTNALNKSPKPPIIVDDIVVNELNLGSTPPELEILEIGDLADDRFRGIFKMSYAGDAYLTLKTRVQANPLNTYLSTKPSFASPQPLAANSSLTIPIQITLSDIRLSGFVILVFSKQKGVTIVFRNDPLEKLKVSSTFDSIPFVRDYLQKTIENQLRILFMEDLPAIIHRLSLRVFDPQYQTAENQEPKKPEDDSLKPIDPFASPAQQGIDGEDDLGAPFSLDPPAEMYASFSQKNMIRLATLTESQRTLSLFTPSIRDTVYRAWASAAQREESSNGTNTPSRPVTLSRLQSSIMSHGTQSCATSQVSGAGSEATRPSFASMHTGSVYSLGSSASRTRPKKRKNRVVNLRKNKADNDTSEVASTSSGYDDSASRTHSDARSSVLRKSTEESTAPSSAPREGEITTPPRSPQKKRVGFNNQDTNEINVQRSRPRTPAKPLETAVDTDPTPRQSMYLPEKPAKPVRPSMNQLPRMQSFPSRSPSPELRRSSAADIRRSSSELKLQHLMGAFNEGSSGGILEQAWMQKMATEIARKVEMERAKQRAWPSTTSEDDLAERSEAPPAYVS from the coding sequence ATGGCGTTCAACTTCAACTGGTCGCCGCTCATAGCGGACACCGACCGAGTGCGCGACATGCTCACCAACGCCTTGAACAAATCGCCAAAGCCGCCCATCATCGTCGACGACATCGTGGTCAACGAGCTGAATCTGGGCTCGACACCGCCGGAACTCGAGATCTTGGAGATTGGGGACTTGGCCGACGACAGGTTCCGTGGCATATTCAAGATGAGCTACGCGGGCGATGCATACCTGACGCTAAAGACGAGGGTGCAAGCGAATCCGCTCAATACCTATCTCTCAACCAAGCCGAGCTTCGCAAGTCCTCAGCCACTTGCGGCGAATAGCAGCCTCACGATACCCATCCAGATCACGTTGTCAGACATCCGACTGTCGGGATTTGTCATTCTGGTCTTCTCCAAGCAGAAAGGCGTGACAATAGTGTTCAGAAACGACCCGCTGGAGAAGCTCAAGGTCTCGTCGACATTCGACTCGATACCCTTTGTGCGCGACTACCTTCAGAAGACCATCGAGAATCAGCTGCGAATACTGTTTATGGAAGATCTGCCGGCCATCATACACAGATTATCCCTGCGTGTCTTTGATCCACAGTATCAGACTGCCGAGAATCAGGAGCCTAAGAAGCCCGAGGACGACAGCCTAAAACCGATCGATCCGTTCGCCAGCCCAGCGCAACAAGGCATCGATGGCGAGGACGATCTCGGCGCACCCTTTTCACTCGATCCTCCTGCCGAAATGTATGCATCTTTCTCGCAGAAGAACATGATCCGGCTTGCGACACTCACCGAAAGCCAGCGGACGCTTAGTTTATTTACGCCCAGCATCAGAGACACAGTATACCGGGCATGGGCGAGCGCGGCGCAACGGGAAGAGAGTAGCAACGGTACTAACACACCATCCCGGCCGGTCACCCTGTCGCGCCTTCAGTCTTCCATCATGTCCCACGGCACACAATCATGCGCGACCTCACAAGTATCTGGGGCCGGTTCCGAGGCGACTAGGCCTAGTTTTGCGAGCATGCACACGGGATCGGTGTATAGCTTGGGCAGCAGCGCCTCGAGGACGCGGCCAAAGAAGAGGAAGAACAGAGTGGTCAATCTGCGAAAGAACAAAGCGGATAACGACACCAGCGAGGTTGCCAGTACCTCCAGTGGCTACGACGATAGCGCGAGTCGGACACATAGCGACGCGCGGTCAAGCGTTCTGCGAAAGAGCACAGAAGAGTCAACAGCGCCTAGTAGTGCACCGCGCGAGGGCGAGATCACAACACCACCGCGAAGCCCACAAAAGAAGAGAGTCGGCTTCAACAACCAGGATACAAACGAGATCAACGTGCAACGATCGCGTCCGCGCACACCAGCGAAGCCATTGGAGACTGCAGTCGACACGGACCCCACGCCGCGACAATCGATGTACCTTCCCGAGAAACCTGCCAAGCCTGTTCGCCCATCGATGAATCAGCTCCCTCGAATGCAGTCATTTCCATCTCGATCCCCATCGCCTGAGCTTCGGCGGAGCTCGGCAGCTGACATTCGGAGGTCCTCTTCGGAGCTGAAACTACAGCACTTGATGGGTGCGTTCAACGAGGGCAGCAGTGGTGGCATCTTGGAGCAAGCCTGGATGCAAAAGATGGCCACGGAGATTGCAAGGAAAGTCGAGATGGAGAGAGCGAAGCAGAGAGCGTGGCCTTCGACCACCAGTGAAGATGACTTGGCGGAGAGAAGTGAGGCGCCGCCTGCTTATGTCTCGTGA
- a CDS encoding Acetylxylan esterase 2 encodes MFHIFGARETGAKPGFGLAGAFINDINNAYPSATTEAIAYPANGQANLENQTYKDSVRYGVGNATQQVAAFAKMCPDAKIVLVGYSQGSKFDARPSDQIHCGDFDDTIQLYCDADDEFCTNGTSLAIHNGYHGVYGKQALAFVKSKLG; translated from the exons ATGT TCCACATCTTCGGCGCCCGCGAAACAGGCGCCAAACCAGGCTTCGGCCTCGCCGGCGCCTTCATCAACGACATCAACAACGCCTACCCGTCCGCCACAACCGAAGCAATAGCATACCCAGCAAACGGCCAAGCAAACCTCGAAAACCAGACATACAAAGACTCCGTCCGCTATGGAGTTGGGAATGCCACGCAGCAGGTAGCAGCGTTTGCGAAGATGTGCCCTGATGCAAAGATTGTCTTGGTGGGGTACTCGCAAGGCTCAAAG TTCGATGCCAGACCTTCAGATCAGATTCACTGTGGCGATTTTGATGATACAATTCAGCTTTACTGCGATGCTGACGACGAATTCTGCACCAATGGGACTAGTCTGGCAATTCACAATGGGTATCATGGTGTGTATGGGAAGCAGGCACTGGCTTTCGTTAAGAGCAAATTGGGGTGA